From Besnoitia besnoiti strain Bb-Ger1 chromosome X, whole genome shotgun sequence, one genomic window encodes:
- a CDS encoding pyruvate dehydrogenase complex subunit PDH-E3I (encoded by transcript BESB_018090), translating to MAVVYLSARRPAGRSLPDLPPALLGRLSKIEMRAPCVILTTLGVIIATAAFGACFVHRSSSLQSPGTPPTISATSGRPAFISALAPSASLQGLVQDMQGAHTPQRRHASPSSSLSSSGFSTAPHSHRATRSCTRQSRSATHAAPEASGSSSDPFDVTIIGLGVGGHAAALHAAALGLKTAVISGGDPGGTCVNRGCVPSKALLAAARRVKMLRNQHHLAAMGIEIEGAQIRVDPAGVANHAKGVVEKVRSGLVGSLAAHGITLFDARGVMDGDPGRVVLERTPTSPSSLPSSIFTKNVILAPGSLPFVPPGVTFDDAQHQVMTSDTCVSLPWIPSEVCIVGSGYIGLEFMDVFSSLGSEVVMVEAGPRLLPGVDKEIAKLAERLLLQQFKERPVKLYTDTLASQVRPLGPRGQSPVEVELTDAKTKEKKGKIYPDACLIATGRKPNTQGLGLDSLGVTLRRGGFIPVDSCMRVIKHVPEGDEKPEVIQGVYCVGDANGEMMLAHAASAQAIAAVETIAGRPRTVNVKHIPAACFTSPEIAFVGDTEDAALELGAKEGFEVGKSISHFRANTKAIAEGEGDGILKVLYRKDTGKILGCHMIGIHASDLIQECTTAIANGIPIRDLAFTVHTHPTLSEVVDAAWKKATGMNAH from the exons ATGGCCGTCGTCTACCTTTCAgctcgccgccccgccgggAGGTCACTCCCTGACCTCCCACCAGCGCTGTTGGGGAGACTCTCAAAAATCGAGATGCGGGCACCCTGCGTGATTCTCACGACTCTTGGCGTCATAATTGCCACTGCCGCGTTCGGGGCTTGCTTCGTCCACCGTTCTTCTTCCCTTCAGAGTCCTGGAACTCCCCCGACCATCTCTGCTACGTCTGGGCGGCCCGCCTTCATCTCTGCCCTCGCCCCTTCGGCTTCGTTGCAGGGTCTCGTGCAAGACATGCAAGGTGCCCACacaccgcagaggcgccatgcctcgccttcgagtTCTCTGTCTTCGTCAGGATTTTCCACTGCTCCACATTCTCACAGAGCGACGCGTAGCTGTACGCGCCAGTCTCGCTCTGCGACCCACGCTGCGCCTGAGGCTTCGGGCTCCTCTAGCGACCCCTTCGACGTCACGATTATTGGACTTGGAGTGGGTGGCcatgccgccgcgctgcatgcagcagcCCTCGGCCTGAAGACAGCTGTCATCAGCGGCGGTGACCCAGGCGGCACTTGCGTGAACAGAGGATGCGTGCCCAGCAAAGCTCTcctggctgcggcgagacggGTGAAAATGCTGCGGAACCAGCACCACCTTGCGGCCATGGGGATCGAGATTGAAGGAGCTCAAATTCGAGTTGAtcctgcaggcgtcgcgAATCACGCCAAGGGAGTCGTGGAGAAG GTCCGTTCCGGTCTCGTCGGTTCTCTGGCGGCTCATGGCATCACTCTGTTCGATGCCCGGGGCGTTATGGACGGCGATCCGGGCCGTGTCGTTCTGGAGAGGACACCTacctcgccctcttctcttccCTCCTCCATTTTCACCAAAAACGTTATTCTTGCCCCCGGATCCTTACCCTTTGTGCCGCCCG GTGTGACAttcgacgacgcgcagcatCAGGTCATGACAAGCGATACCTGCGTCTCGCTTCCGTGGATTCCATCGGAAGTTTGCATTGTAGGAAGTGGTTACATAGGCCTCGAGTTCATGGACGTCTTTTCGTCCCTCGGTTCCGAGGTCGTGATGGTGGAAGCGGGTCCTCGGCTGCTTCCAGGTGTCGACAAAGAGATTGCTAAACTGGCTGAGCGGCTGTTGCTTCAACAGTTCAAAGAACGCCCTGTGAAGCTGTATACAGACACCTTGGCAAGCCAGGTACGCCCGCTGGGGCCACGAGGACAGTCCCCAGTCGAAGTGGAGCTGACCGACGCCAAgacgaaagagaaaaagggaaAGATCTACCCCGACGCTTGCCTTATTGCCACAGGAAGGAAGCCCAATACACAG GGCTTGGGGTTGGATTCATTGGGAGTCACCTtaaggcgcggcggcttcaTCCCTGTCGactcctgcatgcgcgtcatCAAGCACGTTCCGGAAGGAGATGAGAAGCCGGAGGTCATCCAAGGTGTTTACTGCGTTGGGGATGCAAACGGAGAAATGATGCTGGCTcacgcggcttcggcgcagGCCATAGCGGCTGTTGAAACTATTGCTGGTAGACCGAGAACAGTGAATGTGAAACACATTCCCGCGGCGTGCTTCACGTCCCCTGAAATCGCCTTCGTTG GTGACACCGAGGATGCGGCATTGGAGCTGGGTGCGAAAGAGGGTTTTGAAGTCGGAAAGAGCATAAGTCATTTCCGTGCGAACACGAAGGCGATTGctgaaggagagggagacggtATCCTGAAGGTTCTCTATCGCAAGGACACGGGCAAGATTCTCGGGTGCCACATGATCGGAATCCACGCGAGTGACCTAATCCAGGAATGCACAACTGCCATTGCCAACGGCATTCCTATTAGGGACCTCGCGTTTACAGTCCATACGCACCCCACGTTGAGCGAGGTAGTTGACGCGGCGTGGAAGAAAGCCACGGGCATGAACGCACACTAG
- a CDS encoding AP2 domain transcription factor AP2IX-8 (encoded by transcript BESB_018100) has protein sequence MPLRHGVPGASAGFVGEQGSEAEILSSSGARFRSTAGASAFTMAVAACAGSVPSASSSVVSPLGVPGGPPKGPGPFFSLSVSSTASQDSSPSAASAIGSFFPAQSAGMSSSSNVFAAADSPSSMLDVSAQNSLPQGLRTTGGQAAPSAPSSLPQQIASATPGAPTNQDSVAGLPLGSPLQENAAQAGGLACPPHPTGGSSGPPLPLAPPPSCFPGVFPTFNSGGAGGMPFRGPQQMSSPFPVDLNIGGSQPGTTPRASHDGSFLPQVSGIGGVGGGAPGFPGLSNFAGVDAARAALFFAHNSSCPPAALPSQSGAIPSQPSAGIPGGTGPSSIGSNPTSGPPGAPAGARLPAGGGVGEGATGNGPQGPGNFLLSSSGCGAPQTASVVSLFGGGGGNGYVPGATGRGAPPASEPPQQTAHFPASAPCQAVGGASGFSMPSPSNCYGLPYLFGSSVPSPAAGCPSGPWPSSSLSLSTGSLLMPSNVQTPDGFSMPLTNVTTGPQAQPSPPPNLGTMPGAPAACPEPMLSSLVPPLNSAARDAPHQATGGLAQSPPPSLHHASVPQGTEGRAGVPGSIPCSPMGAGGGLSGVSNVTVPGVTAGGASAGSGASDNGAVDPDSAESIPSTALPKKYSGIWFDPQQNCWRASWVCATSGKRKFRYFSAAKFGHRHALQLAKVTKERAVERKKIRVPSAAHQANRGGAGASAAAASLPAATPQPDDAGLLSSKGLSPEKSAADPLGIGQQNGGARTGQPKAEAGGAEPVSMSAPPASPSCMDPSGGDVPPASPFCESAFAGQDAPSASAPEGRTASHATDDDGRGPTGALDPVALAEKAKEMLKVSGVYYDSARMIWRAFWHEGGRRVIRYFTVNKHGFHRAHELALLTRRQAAMAMQQRRRQLTAGLVLAVNGGASAATAPGTDFKGRPEETADATGAPVDCQQVPHGVPGAPVVSESPAAGNALPSAAGPSAEAMGSPHALSCTCGQVDGLHAPGCQLMAAARGSGLQCAATTANAAAFLFATPNNPGMSTVQGVPGPPMYPAAHQGGAYYGQQHASVGMAGLPPPSTPTARTSGGFDPSPAGSTTQASGASGSSASSSTSGTAGTTSSGGSGCRVDYLERVAQLPKEEQVEWSEELKAWVVTPFTKDGNMVLPLGKGAAARAADKGEGGAGPGARLSRMADGREILKMFTIRKYGFRVARERAIEWRNRRREKVRVEAEQQQMLQLRQSKQGGAKGRAATAREAVACSALGTGVGIPGLEPPTPPAAVNTAPGAGVNAIAGIQADTRRTASPSFSASTCSSNPSSPPNSSGPPHQPLNPLVAAATGTFGGCDSSAGLPSSPFMHLNMPSTSAGQTPVPRDASAPAAPVVPSGYSNTLSSPVPHLSPQNPLFFPQGPGGGVGGLVNPLGPVPTGLGPTPTATASGALAPGTGSFPSLPGAGCGAGPSPSPPSALGALSSLLSATPSGLGVFAQNSEARGNLTPSSSCGDLLPPGMSDSLTTLGDLFGANSCNSSLGSMSSNLGFVTASSGASPCSRNRDASSRDPVSGNWLFLSDTAANRSSRSASEEARRGENPSALAQSPSDLSRVGVSTGPPDHLPAPPLGSESACASPGSLPFFPSLASSTPVASSSSYSSSGPSVTASSTPSHSVTESCSAALSGQGSSPGEAPEKRDEVVGGPSKPLSQGSQGFGASVAPETFGACPAGEPFRPALSSESFFLPSTSMPQAATAAATAAAAAAAAAALTGPPPAQLLLQQQREQRSRRKREGGLKGEDDGKKKEGDESGVNLSSEEGCSVEAVGVMRNAVSHILRNLQEVCIPGLLCSCTLESESFNYLATRLDEWTKAVHTHRQLCASVLSNPNGGGAGKEAVASQKPEDEQGGKGGPNDGRGEEATSKSPRKEEVSTDPATDPQAATMVLAPYLKLFAQCIRKNRLPNEMEAEVQVLLLDALVHLGALSGFGARKPASADRAAGEEPGGHVKNEPLGEAEAAKSDWSQLPSAGRSGAEEIAPGSSRFVAGISQDEGTEAARVQAVSCSEQESARGEASSPPVGGGGGGAEAGRDDARAGVGGVDKRGAEPTEQERMLKKAREGEASLFCMGLHHPAVTPISMGGASLAGVVVPPREAGRGMPDSDAGSHLSAN, from the exons ATGCCTCTCCGGCACGGGGTGCCTGGAGCGTCTGCAGGTTTCGTCGGCGAGCAGGGGTCCGAAG CAGAAATCCtctcctccagcggcgcccgcttcCGGTCgacagcaggcgcctctgcttTCACTATGGCCgtggcggcctgcgccggctcCGTGCCGTCCGCATCTTCTTCGGTTGTCAGCCCGCTGGGTGTGCCAGGCGGGCCGCCAAAGGGCCCCGgccccttcttctcgctctctgtctcctcgacggcctcgcaggacagttcgccgtctgcggcgtctgccatAGGCAGCTTCTTCCCTGCGCAGTCGGCCGGTatgtcttcttcttcaaacgtgttcgccgcggcggattCCCCGTCCTCTATGCTAGATGTCAGTGCACAAAACTCGCTCCCACAGGGTCTTCGAACTACCGGAGGGCAAGCTGCTCCGAGCGCGCCCTCGAGTCTCCCTCAGCAAATCGCTTCCGCGACGCCGGGCGCTCCAACGAATCAGGACAgcgtcgcgggcctcccACTTGGTTCGCCGCTCCAGGAGAACGCAGCACAGGCGGGCGGTCTAGCGTGTCCACCGCACCCGACGGGGGGGTCAAGCGGCCCGCCGCTGCCactggcgccgcccccctcgtGCTTTCCAGGCGTCTTTCCGACGTTCAACTCTGGTGGCGCGGGCGGCATGCCTTTCCGCGGTCCACAACAAATGTCTTCTCCGTTTCCCGTGGATCTGAATATTGGAGGATCTCAGCCTGGCaccacgccgcgcgcctcgcatgACGGGAGCTTTCTCCCGCAGGTGTCGGGGATCGGTggggtcggcggcggcgctcccggGTTTCCCGGCCTGTCGAACTTCGCGGGGGTAGAtgcggcgcgggccgctCTTTTCTTCGCTCACAACTCGTCTTgtccgcctgcagcgcttcCGTCGCAGAGCGGAGCGATTCCTTCGCAGCCCTCGGCTGGTATCCCGGGAGGGACAGGCCCGTCTTCCATCGGTTCCAACCCCACCAGTGGTCCGCCCGGAGCTCCCGCGGGGGCCCGACTTCCCGCCGGTGGCGGTGTAGGCGAAGGGGCGACAGGCAACGGGCCCCAGGGCCCCGGAAACTTTTTGTTGTCGTCGTCGGGATGTGGTGCGCCACAGACCGCGTCTGTTGTGTCGCTCTTTGGAGGCGGGGGCGGAAACGGGTACGTGCCGGGCGCGACGGGTAGGGGGGCTCCCCCTGCCTCCGAGCCCCCGCAGCAGACAGCCCACTTCCCTGCAAGTGCCCCCTGTCAGGCTGTCGGCGGAGCGTCCGGCTTCTCGATGCCCTCCCCGAGCAACTGCTACGGCCTTCCGTATCTCTTCGGGTCGAGTGtcccctcgcccgccgcagggTGCCCCTCGGGGCCTtggccgtcgtcttcgctgtcgcttaGCACCGGCTCGCTTCTCATGCCCTCGAATGTACAGACGCCGGACGGCTTCTCGATGCCCCTGACCAACGTGACAACCGGGCCGCAGGCCcagccctcgccgcctccgaaTCTGGGAACGATGCCAGGGGCGCCAGCAGCGTGTCCGGAGCCGATGCTGTCCTCTCTCGTCCCGCCCCTCAACTCGGCAGCCCGCGATGCGCCTCATCAGGCGACCGGCGGGCTTGcccagtctccgccgccgtcgcttcaCCACGCCTCCGTTCCACAGGGGACAGAAGGCAGGGCCGGTGTGCCCGGAAGCATCCCCTGCTCGCCGATGGGAGCCGGAGGAGGCCTCTCCGGTGTGTCCAACGTGACGGTCCCGGGCGTGACGGCGGGTGGGGCGTCCGCCgggagcggcgccagcgatAACGGCGCCGTCGACCCAGACAGCGCCGAGTCCATCCCGAGCACTGCGTTGCCAAAGAAATACAGTGGCATCTGGTTTGATCCGCAGCAGAATTGCTGGCGCGCGTCGTGGGTCTGCGCGACCAGCGGGAAGCGCAAGTTTCGTTACTTTTCTGCCGCCAAGTTCGGACACCGTCATGCGCTCCAGCTGGCCAAAGTGACGAAGGAAAGAGCCGTAGAGCGGAAGAAAATAAGGGTGCCCTCGGCGGCCCACCAAGCGAaccgcggcggggcgggcgcgagtgcggcggctgcgagccTGCCGGCTGCTACTCCGCAGCCCGATGACGCGGGACTCTTGTCGTCCAAGGGCTTGTCTCCAGAGAAATCCGCCGCAGATCCTTTAGGCATCGGTCAGCAGAACGGTGGAGCGCGAACTGGGCAGCCGAAGGCGGAAGCAGGAGGGGCTGAGCCTGTCTCCAtgtcggcgcctccggccTCGCCGAGCTGTATGGATCCGTCCGGCGGCGACGTTCCGCCAGCGTCGCCATTTTGTGAAAGTGCGTTTGCGGGGCAAGatgcgccttccgcgtctgcgccggaggGTAGGACTGCGTCGCACGCCACCGATGACGACGGGCGCGGCCCGACTGGCGCGCTGGATCCggtggcgctcgcggagaaggcgaaagagaTGCTCAAGGTCTCAGGTGTGTACTACGACAGTGCGCGGATGATTTGGCGGGCTTTCTGGCATGAAGGAGGCCGGCGAGTTATTCGTTACTTCACAGTCAACAAACACGGCTTCCACCGTGCCCACGAGCTCGCACTCCTCACGCGGCGTCAAGCGGCCATGGccatgcagcagcggcggcggcagctgacGGCCGGTTTGGTCCTCGCGGTCAACGGCGGGGCAAGCGCGGCAACAGCGCCCGGAACGGACTTCAAAGGGAGgccagaggagacagcggacgcgacaggcgcgccggTGGACTGCCAGCAGGTGCCTCACGGGGTCCCTGGTGCCCCCGTCGTCTCTGAGTCGCCCGCAGCAGGGAACGCTTTGCCGAGCGCAGCAGGCccttcggcggaggcgatggGGAGTCCGCATGCCCTCAGCTGCACATGCGGCCAGGTGGATGGTCTACATGCGCCGGGATGTCAGCtgatggcggcggcgcgggggtcGGGGCTCCAGTGTGCAGCTACGACCGCcaacgcggcggccttcctgTTTGCGACGCCGAACAACCCAGGCATGTCGACGGTCCAGGGGGTTCCAGGGCCCCCTATGTATCCCGCCGCCCACCAGGGAGGAGCCTACTATGGGCAGCAGCACGCATCCGTGGGGATGGCGGGTCTGCCCCCCCCGTCCACGCCGACAGCGCGGACGTCAGGAGGCTTTGAtccgtcgcccgcgggcaGCACCACGCAagcctccggcgcgtctggttcgtccgcgtcttcgtcgacGTCAGGCACGGCGGGGACGaccagcagcggaggcagcggctgccgcgtcgaCTACTTGGAGAGGGTGGCACAGCTTCCGAAGGAAGAGCAGGTCGAGTGGAGTGAGGAGCTGAAGGCGTGGGTTGTGACGCCCTTCACGAAGGACGGGAACATGGTGCTGCCGCTGGGaaagggcgccgccgcccgcgccgccgacaaaggcgagggcggcgcgggccccgGAGCCCGTCTTTCACGCATGGCTGACGGGCGGGAAATCCTCAAAATGTTTACGATTCGCAAGTATGGCTTCCGCGTGGCCCGGGAGAGGGCGATCGAGTGGCGCaaccggcgcagagagaaggtTCGGGTGGAAGCCGAGCAACAGCAGATGCTCCAGCTTAGACAGAGCAAGCAAGGCGGAGCCAAAGGCCGGGCAGCCACTGCGAGAGAAGCTGTTGCTTGCAGCGCCCTTGGGACCGGGGTCGGGATCCCCGGGCTTGAACCGCCAACCCCGCCAGCAGCAGTGAACACAGCGCCAGGAGCGGGTGTCAATGCAATCGCCGGCATCCAG GCCGACACCCGTCGCACAGCAAGCCCCAGTTTCTCGGCGTCCACGTGCTCATCAAATCCTAGCTCGCCACCGAACTCTTCGGGACCTCCGCACCAGCCGCTGAATCCTCTGGTGGCTGCGGCAACTGGAACTTTCGGCGGCTGTGACTCGTCGGCAGGATTGCCTTCGTCTCCATTTATGCATCTGAACATGCCTTCTACTTCGGCGGGCCAGACCCCAGTACCCCGagacgcctcggcgcctgccgctcctGTTGTCCCGTCTGGATATAGCAACACGTTGTCTTCCCCCGTCCCCCATCTCTCTCCTCAGAATCCTCTTTTCTTTCCGCAGGGcccaggcggaggcgtcggggGGCTAGTGAACCCTCTGGGTCCCGTCCCTACAGGCCTTGGCCCGAcgccgacagcgacggcgtcaGGGGCCTTGGCTCCGGGGACGGGTTCGTTCCCGTCTCTTCCGGGCGCGGGTTGCGGGGCAgggccgtcgccgtctccacCTTCCGCGCTGGgtgctctctcttctcttttgtcggcgacgccttcgGGATTAGGTGTCTTCGCACAGAACAGCGAGGCACGAGGGAATCtgacgccgtcgtcttcttgtggCGACCTTCTGCCCCCTGGGATGAGCGACTCATTAACCACCTTGGGCGATCTTTTTGGTGCAAACAGCTGCAACTCCTCTCTCGGGAGTATGTCTTCGAATCTGGGATTTGTGACCGCAAGCTCTGGGGCCTCGCCGTGCTCGAGGAACCGCGACGCTTCATCGAGAGATCCTGTGTCGGGCAACTGGCTCTTTCTCTCAGATACGGCGGCAAACAGGAGCAGCcggagcgccagcgaagaggcgcggcgtggagagaATCCATCTGCTCTCGCCCAGTCTCCGTCTGACCTGTCGAGGGTCGGCGTCTCCACGGGCCCGCCGGATCACCTTCCTGCGCCCCCACTTGGCTCCgagtctgcgtgcgcgtctccagGCTCTCTGCCCTTCTTCCCGTCGCTGGCGTCTTCAACGCCCgtggcgtcttcctcctcgtacAGCAGTTCAGGTCCCTCCGTCACGGCTTCCTCGACGCCTTCGCATTCCGTCACTGAGTCATGCAGTGCCGCGCTCAGTGGTCAGGGCTCCTCGCCTGGCGAAGCGCCCGAGAAGAGGGACGAGGTCGTCGGCGGGCCAAGCAAACCACTCTCTCAGGGTTCACAGGGATTCGGCGCGAGTGTTGCGCCGGAAACGTTTGGAGCGTGCCCTGCAGGCGAGCCGTTCCGCCCGGCTCTGTCGAGTGAGTCGTTTTTCCTCCCCTCGACATCGATGCCccaggccgcgacggcggcggcgactgcagcggccgcggctgccgcggccgctgcgctcaccggcccgccgccggcgcagctcctcctgcagcagcagagagagcagcgATCGAGACGCAAGCGAGAGGGGGGACTCAAGGGAGAAGATGacggaaagaagaaggagggcgacgagagcgGCGTGAATCTGAGCAGTGAAGAGGGTTGCAGCGTGGAAGCTGTGGGGGTGATGAGGAATGCGGTGTCTCACATTTTGAGGAATTTGCAGGAAGTCTGCATCCCAGGACTTCTGTGCAGCTGCACACTCGAGTCCGAGAGCTTCAACTACCTCGCCACGCGCCTGGACGAGTGGACCAAGGCGGTGCACACCCACCGCcagctctgcgcgtctgtgctCTCCAATCCGaatggaggcggcgccgggaagGAGGCAGTGGCCTCGCAGAAGCCGGAGGACGAGCAGGGCGGGAAGGGCGGGCCAAACGACgggaggggagaggaagcgacCTCGAAGAGCccgaggaaggaggaagtGAGCACGGACCCCGCTACCGACCCTCAGGCGGCGACGATGGTGCTTGCGCCCTACTTGAAGTTGTTCGCACAGTGCATCCGCAAGAACCGACTTCCGAACGAAATGGAAGCGGAGGTTCAAGTGCTGCTCTTGGATGCGTTGGTCCACCTGGGGGCCCTCTCGGGGTTCGGGGCCCGGAAGCCCGCGTCGGCGGAccgggcggcgggcgaggagcccGGAGGGCATGTGAAGAACGAGCCGTTGGGggaggccgaggcagcgaagagcgACTGGAGTCAGCTGCCGTCAGCAGGGCGTTCCGGCGCTGAGGAGATCGCACCCGGCAGCTCGCGTTTTGTAGCAGGGATCAGTCAGGATGAGGGgaccgaggcggcgagggtgCAGGCCGTGTCGTGCAGCGAACAGGAGAGTgcacgcggagaggcgtcGAGCCCGCCGgtggggggaggaggaggaggggcggaggcggggagaGATGATGCACGCGCTGGAGTAGGCGGGGTTGACAAACGGGGCGCTGAACCTACTGAACAAGAACGGATGTTAAAGAAGGCTCGGGAAGGCGAAGCGTCTCTTTTTTGTATGGGGCTTCACCACCCCGCAGTTACTCCGATTTCTATGGGTGGAGCATCCCTCGCAGGTGTAGTGGTGCCGCCGCGTGAAGCCGGAAGGGGCATGCCGGACTCAGATGCCGGCAGCCACCTCTCTGCGAATTAA